In the Candidatus Rhodoblastus alkanivorans genome, one interval contains:
- a CDS encoding DUF1134 domain-containing protein, whose amino-acid sequence MVSRRAACGLFAALACAAKISPAAADGRPIPYSDNDLIESGHHFFGTLSRDLAEAIQSATRRWGRPNAYVLGQEAGGALIGGLRYGEGTMYTRNAGDRKVFWQGPSLGLDYGADGDRTMMLVYNLPSTEAMYQRFVGVDGAAYLVGGFGLTALTINGVTIVPIRTGVGARLGVNVGYLKFTEQPTWNPF is encoded by the coding sequence CTAAAATTTCACCGGCGGCCGCGGACGGGCGGCCGATTCCCTATTCCGACAACGATTTGATCGAGAGCGGGCATCACTTTTTCGGCACGCTGTCACGCGACCTCGCCGAGGCGATCCAGTCGGCGACCCGGCGCTGGGGGCGGCCCAACGCCTATGTGCTCGGCCAGGAGGCCGGCGGCGCGCTGATCGGCGGACTGCGCTATGGCGAGGGCACGATGTACACCCGCAACGCCGGCGACCGCAAAGTGTTCTGGCAGGGTCCGTCGCTCGGCCTCGATTACGGCGCGGACGGCGACCGCACCATGATGCTGGTCTATAATCTGCCTTCGACCGAGGCGATGTACCAGCGTTTCGTGGGGGTGGACGGCGCGGCCTATCTCGTCGGCGGCTTCGGCCTCACCGCGCTCACCATCAACGGCGTCACCATCGTGCCGATCCGCACCGGCGTCGGCGCCCGGCTCGGCGTGAATGTCGGCTATCTGAAATTCACCGAGCAACCGACCTGGAATCCGTTTTGA